TCCCGAAACGATTTGCGGCGGACAAGCCGTCACGGGCAGGATTGCCGTCAAATTGCGCGAAGAAAAGGGGAAGCTTTTGCTTGTGCATGCGGTTTATGTGCTGGATTAGGGCGGGGGAGGTCGCCAAGTATCCGCTGCCTGAAAGTGACGAAAATACTGGATGGTCGTTGCCTAAAGACGCTCCGTGCCAAATCAAGCTTGATTTGATCGATTGATTTTCGCTAAAAATTTCAGTGGGACACTTGTGAAAAGTTATCCAATTGGCTAACTTTACCCATGCCTCGTGAAATTGCTCGACAAGTTGGGGGTTGGGGGAGGATTTTGGAAATTTTACCATTCCCCCCAAAACTCTGCCTGAACCAAGATCGATTGGCGGGAGGGGGCTCTAAGGGTAAATATTTTGCTGCTTCGATGCAGGAGATTTGGTGATCCTATTCAACGGATTTCAGAAGAAGACGGATAAGA
This genomic window from Bacteroidota bacterium contains:
- a CDS encoding type II toxin-antitoxin system RelE/ParE family toxin, whose protein sequence is MFCCFDAGDLVILFNGFQKKTDKTPKQEIERAEKLKIAYYENKGK